A stretch of Salvelinus alpinus chromosome 4, SLU_Salpinus.1, whole genome shotgun sequence DNA encodes these proteins:
- the btk gene encoding tyrosine-protein kinase BTK isoform X2 codes for MSDNLLEEIFIKRSQQKKKTSPLNFKERLFILTQDKIAYYDYDLDKGKKKGLKGTVGIDKIKCVGTVQPEPSAPAERQYPFQIIYDEGPLYIFAKSDEVRKQWIHKLKHVVRFNKDLMQKYHPCFWMDGMWQCCQQEVKQAMGCRVLENKNVGVSKGSRRQSRKPLPPTPEEEKPLRPLPPQPPEEPALTTGMTVVAEYEYTPSTPQDLELRKDEEYIILEMSDSNWWRARDKYGKEGYIPSNYVVEAGNELEKFDWYCKSMNRSQAENLLKTENKDGGFLVRDSSKAGKYTVSVFTKGGETAGNCRHYNICTTQQGQFYLAEKHNFSSIPDLINYHQHNAAGMVSRLKYIVSSRAKNAPSTAGLGYGVWEIDPRHLTFIKELGNGQFGVVKYGKWQGQHDVAIKMIKEGSMSEDDFIEEAKVMMKLRHENLVQLYGVCTKQRPIYIVTEFLSNGCLLSYLREGLKQHPSPVQLLEMCKDVTEGMAYLEAQQYIHRDLAARNCLVDTNGTIKVTDFGLSRYVLDDEYTSSAGSKFPVRWSPPEVLLYCKFSSKSDIWAYGVLMWEIYTLGRLPYERLNNNEIVEQVSRGHRLYRPQLANDRVYTIMTSCWLDADERPTFQELSVTVQDLLYELQ; via the exons ATGTCAGACAATCTCCTGGAAGAGATCTTTATAAAACGCTCCCAGCAGAAGAAGAAGACTTCCCCTTTAAACTTCAAAGAGAGGCTGTTCATCCTCACACAGGACAAGATCGCCTACTACGACTATGATCTGGACAAAGGG AAAAAGAAGGGGTTGAAAGGCACCGTGGGCATCGATAAGATCAAGTGTGTGGGGACAGTACAGCCGGAGCCCAGTGCCCCCGCGGAGCGCCAGTACCCATTCCAG ATAATCTACGATGAGGGCCCACTTTACATATTCGCCAAGAGCGACGAGGTCCGAAAGCAGTGGATCCACAAGCTGAAGCATG TGGTGCGTTTCAACAAGGACCTGATGCAGAAGTACCACCCATGCTTCTGGATGGACGGCATGTGGCAGTGCTGCCAGCAGGAAGTCAAACAAGCTATGGGCTGCAGGGTGCTGGAGAACAAGAATGTAG GGGTTTCAAAGGGGTCTCGGAGGCAATCCAGAAAACCCCTTCCACCTACGCCAGAAGAG GAGAAACCTTTGAGGCCTTTACCTCCGCAGCCTCCCGAGGAGCCTGCTCTCACCACAGGCATGACGGTGGTCGCTGAGTACGAGTACACACCCTCCACGCCCCAGGATCTGGAGCTGAGGAAGGATGAGGAGTACATAATTCTGGAGATGTCTGACTCCAACTGGTGGAGGGCCAGGGACAAATACgg CAAGGAGGGATACATTCCCAGTAATTACGTTGTGGAGGCTGGAAATGAACTGGAAAAGTTTGA CTGGTACTGCAAGAGCATGAACCGTAGCCAGGCAGAGAATCTGTTGAAGACAGAG AACAAAGATGGTGGTTTCTTAGTACGAGACTCAAGCAAAGCTGGGAAGTACACCGTTTCTGTGTTCACCAAGGGCGG GGAGACTGCGGGTAACTGCAGACACTACAACATCTGCACCACCCAACAAGGCCAGTTCTACTTGGCAGAGAAGCACAATTTCAGCAGCATCCCAGACCTCATTAACTACCACCAGCACAATGCAGCAG GTATGGTCAGCAGACTGAAATACATTGTGTCAAGTCGTGCAAAAAATGCCCCTTCCACAGCAGGGCTTGGTTACG GGGTATGGGAGATTGACCCACGCCACCTCACCTTCATCAAGGAGCTGGGCAACGGGCAGTTTGGAGTGGTGAAGTATGGGAAGTGGCAGGGCCAGCATGACGTGGCCATCAAGATGATCAAGGAGGGCTCCATGTCTGAAGACGACTTCATAGAGGAGGCCAAAGTCATGAT GAAACTCCGCCACGAGAACTTGGTTCAGCTGTACGGCGTGTGCACCAAACAAAGGCCCATCTACATTGTCACAGAGTTCCTCTCCAACGGCTGCCTACTCAGCTATCTGCGGGAAGGGCTGAAGCAGCATCCATCCCCCGTCCAGCTCCTGGAAATGTGTAAAGACGTCACAGAGGGCATGGCCTACCTGGAGGCTCAGCAGTACATCCACAGAGATCTG GCTGCAAGAAACTGCTTGGTAGATACCAATGGGACCATTAAAGTCACTGACTTTGGACTGTCGAG GTATGTCCTGGATGATGAGTACACCAGCTCTGCAGGCTCCAAGTTCCCAGTGCGCTGGTCTCCTCCTGAGGTCCTGCTCTACTGTAAATTCAGCAGCAAGTCAGACATCTGGGCTTATG GGGTCTTAATGTGGGAGATCTACACCTTAGGGAGGCTTCCCTACGAACGGTTAAACAACAACGAGATAGTGGAACAGGTGTCCCGAGGCCATCGCCTCTATCGCCCCCAGTTGGCCAACGACAGAGTCTACACCATCATGACCAGCTGTTGGCTGGAT GCGGACGAGAGACCCACCTTTCAGGAGCTGTCGGTGACTGTTCAGGACTTGCTCTATGAGCTCCAGTAG
- the btk gene encoding tyrosine-protein kinase BTK isoform X1: MSDNLLEEIFIKRSQQKKKTSPLNFKERLFILTQDKIAYYDYDLDKGKKKGLKGTVGIDKIKCVGTVQPEPSAPAERQYPFQIIYDEGPLYIFAKSDEVRKQWIHKLKHVVRFNKDLMQKYHPCFWMDGMWQCCQQEVKQAMGCRVLENKNVGVSKGSRRQSRKPLPPTPEEEKPLRPLPPQPPEEPALTTGMTVVAEYEYTPSTPQDLELRKDEEYIILEMSDSNWWRARDKYGKEGYIPSNYVVEAGNELEKFDWYCKSMNRSQAENLLKTENKDGGFLVRDSSKAGKYTVSVFTKGGETAGNCRHYNICTTQQGQFYLAEKHNFSSIPDLINYHQHNAAGMVSRLKYIVSSRAKNAPSTAGLGYGVWEIDPRHLTFIKELGNGQFGVVKYGKWQGQHDVAIKMIKEGSMSEDDFIEEAKVMMKLRHENLVQLYGVCTKQRPIYIVTEFLSNGCLLSYLREGLKQHPSPVQLLEMCKDVTEGMAYLEAQQYIHRDLAARNCLVDTNGTIKVTDFGLSRYVLDDEYTSSAGSKFPVRWSPPEVLLYCKFSSKSDIWAYGVLMWEIYTLGRLPYERLNNNEIVEQVSRGHRLYRPQLANDRVYTIMTSCWLDKADERPTFQELSVTVQDLLYELQ; this comes from the exons ATGTCAGACAATCTCCTGGAAGAGATCTTTATAAAACGCTCCCAGCAGAAGAAGAAGACTTCCCCTTTAAACTTCAAAGAGAGGCTGTTCATCCTCACACAGGACAAGATCGCCTACTACGACTATGATCTGGACAAAGGG AAAAAGAAGGGGTTGAAAGGCACCGTGGGCATCGATAAGATCAAGTGTGTGGGGACAGTACAGCCGGAGCCCAGTGCCCCCGCGGAGCGCCAGTACCCATTCCAG ATAATCTACGATGAGGGCCCACTTTACATATTCGCCAAGAGCGACGAGGTCCGAAAGCAGTGGATCCACAAGCTGAAGCATG TGGTGCGTTTCAACAAGGACCTGATGCAGAAGTACCACCCATGCTTCTGGATGGACGGCATGTGGCAGTGCTGCCAGCAGGAAGTCAAACAAGCTATGGGCTGCAGGGTGCTGGAGAACAAGAATGTAG GGGTTTCAAAGGGGTCTCGGAGGCAATCCAGAAAACCCCTTCCACCTACGCCAGAAGAG GAGAAACCTTTGAGGCCTTTACCTCCGCAGCCTCCCGAGGAGCCTGCTCTCACCACAGGCATGACGGTGGTCGCTGAGTACGAGTACACACCCTCCACGCCCCAGGATCTGGAGCTGAGGAAGGATGAGGAGTACATAATTCTGGAGATGTCTGACTCCAACTGGTGGAGGGCCAGGGACAAATACgg CAAGGAGGGATACATTCCCAGTAATTACGTTGTGGAGGCTGGAAATGAACTGGAAAAGTTTGA CTGGTACTGCAAGAGCATGAACCGTAGCCAGGCAGAGAATCTGTTGAAGACAGAG AACAAAGATGGTGGTTTCTTAGTACGAGACTCAAGCAAAGCTGGGAAGTACACCGTTTCTGTGTTCACCAAGGGCGG GGAGACTGCGGGTAACTGCAGACACTACAACATCTGCACCACCCAACAAGGCCAGTTCTACTTGGCAGAGAAGCACAATTTCAGCAGCATCCCAGACCTCATTAACTACCACCAGCACAATGCAGCAG GTATGGTCAGCAGACTGAAATACATTGTGTCAAGTCGTGCAAAAAATGCCCCTTCCACAGCAGGGCTTGGTTACG GGGTATGGGAGATTGACCCACGCCACCTCACCTTCATCAAGGAGCTGGGCAACGGGCAGTTTGGAGTGGTGAAGTATGGGAAGTGGCAGGGCCAGCATGACGTGGCCATCAAGATGATCAAGGAGGGCTCCATGTCTGAAGACGACTTCATAGAGGAGGCCAAAGTCATGAT GAAACTCCGCCACGAGAACTTGGTTCAGCTGTACGGCGTGTGCACCAAACAAAGGCCCATCTACATTGTCACAGAGTTCCTCTCCAACGGCTGCCTACTCAGCTATCTGCGGGAAGGGCTGAAGCAGCATCCATCCCCCGTCCAGCTCCTGGAAATGTGTAAAGACGTCACAGAGGGCATGGCCTACCTGGAGGCTCAGCAGTACATCCACAGAGATCTG GCTGCAAGAAACTGCTTGGTAGATACCAATGGGACCATTAAAGTCACTGACTTTGGACTGTCGAG GTATGTCCTGGATGATGAGTACACCAGCTCTGCAGGCTCCAAGTTCCCAGTGCGCTGGTCTCCTCCTGAGGTCCTGCTCTACTGTAAATTCAGCAGCAAGTCAGACATCTGGGCTTATG GGGTCTTAATGTGGGAGATCTACACCTTAGGGAGGCTTCCCTACGAACGGTTAAACAACAACGAGATAGTGGAACAGGTGTCCCGAGGCCATCGCCTCTATCGCCCCCAGTTGGCCAACGACAGAGTCTACACCATCATGACCAGCTGTTGGCTGGAT AAGGCGGACGAGAGACCCACCTTTCAGGAGCTGTCGGTGACTGTTCAGGACTTGCTCTATGAGCTCCAGTAG
- the timm8a gene encoding mitochondrial import inner membrane translocase subunit Tim8 A, with translation MNMENQGATADPQLQQFIEIESQKQRFQQLVHQMTEVCWEKCMDKPGPKLDSRTEICFVNCVERFIDTSQFILNRLEQTQRSKGSFSESMSE, from the exons ATGAACATGGAAAACCAAGGAGCCACAGCAGACCCTCAGCTTCAGCAATTCATCGAAATCGAGTCCCAAAAACAAAGGTTTCAGCAGTTGGTCCATCAGATGACTGAAGTGTGTTGG GAGAAATGCATGGACAAACCTGGGCCCAAGCTGGACTCCCGGACAGAGATCTGCTTTGTGAACTGTGTAGAGCGCTTCATTGACACAAGCCAATTCATCCTGAACAGACTCGAACAAACACAGAGGAGTAAGGGCTCCTTCTCAGAATCCATGTCTGAATAG